The genomic interval GGACGGTCGGCATGGCGGCGCGGATGGTCGTCATGCGGGCAAGGACAGCCGTCGTACGGCCAAGGACGGTCGTCGTATACGGACCGGGTGGCCCGAGCCGCCCGCCGGCAAGGACGTGTCCGCCATCGGTGCGGGAATCCTCGCCGATCCCTGGGGCGCGGCACCGGAGACGGGGACCGGGTCCGGGTCCGGGTCCGGGTCCGAAGGGGGAGCGGCCGATCCCGACGAGGTGACCGTCCAGCTCGACGGGCCCGCCCAGCACGCGGCGGCCGGGGGCAAGAGCGGCACCGGCACCGGTAACGACGGGTCAGACCGGCCCGTCTTCGTCGACGAGTCCGGCCGTCGTAGCCGTAGGTACCGGCGGTTCGGTATGGCCGTCGGTATCGCGTGCGCGGTGTACGCCGTCGTCATCGTCATCACGTTGCTGTCCGGCAGTTCGGACGCGCCGTGGTTGCCGGTGCCGGGGCAGAAGGACGACGCGCCCGCGGGCAAGGTCGACACCTCGCCGTCGCCCGGCCGGTCGGGGCAACCGTCCGGCGGCAGCGACAGCGTGGCGCCGGGGAACATCCCGACGGCGAGCGACGGTACGACACCGTCGCCGGGCGCGAGCGTGAGCGGCACGGCCGGCGCGTCCGCGAAGCCCGGGGCCAAGACCAGCGCGTCCGCGTCGCCCGGGGCGTCCGCGAGCAAGAGCGCCTCGGCGCCGACGAGTGGCGGTGCGAGCAACAACCCGGTCGTACAGCCCTCGCGGTCGTCGACCGCGCCGTCGTCCGACCCGTCCCCGTCCGCCAGCGTGAGCACGCCGGTCGATCCGACACCGACCCCGAGCGCCACGACGGGCACCGGCACGGTGGCCGACGCGCCGAGCACCCCGTCGCCCGTGGCGCAGGGGCCGGCCGCGCCTTCGGAACCGGCGCCGGCCCCGTCCAAGACCCCGGAGCACATCCTCTGATGGCATCGCACAACCGCCGCCCCAGGCCCGCGAATCCGGCCCCGGGCGGGCGCCATGGCACAACTCCGTCCGGTCGGGGGGAAGTTGGGGTCGGCTCTGGGGCAGGGTCCGGAGCCGGCTCCGGAGGTGAGCCCGGATTCGGATCAGCTTCCGAGTCCGGAATCGGGCCTGGAGCCGGCTTCGGAGCCGAACCGGGGTCCGTGGCGGCACCCGTGTCCGGAAGCCGGCCACCGGCGCCCGGAGACCCGCAGCGCGCCGCGCACTCCTCAGTGCCCCGCGCCCCGCATCGCGCCGCCTCGCGCGCCCCGCGCGTGCTCCGGCGCCGCCGGCTGTCCATGCGGTTCCTGCTGCCGATGCTGCTCCTCGTCGCCCTGCTCGCGATGCTGATGCTGCGCGGCTATGTGCACAGCGAGATCCTCGCCGACCACCGCATCCGCCCCGAGGCGGCGACCGACAAGGTGCCGGACAAGATCCTCGACGGCGGCCCGGTCATCGACACTCGCAGCGGCCGTACGACCAGCCTGGACGTGCCGGACCACGACATCGTGCTGACCTTCGACGACGGCCCCGACCCGACCTGGACGCCCAAGGTCCTGGACGTGCTCAAGAAGCACCACGCGCACGCCGTCTTCTTCGTCACCGGCACGATGACCTCGCGCTACCCGGAGCTGGTCAAACGCATCGTGGCGGAGGGCAACGAGGTCGGCGTGCACACCTTCAGCCACCCCGACCTCTCCTTCCAGTCGAAGAAGCGCATCGACTGGGAGCTGTCCCAGACCCAGTTGGCGATCACCGGCGCGGCGGGCATCCGTACCTCGCTCTTCCGCCCGCCGTACTCGTCGTCCGCCGACGCGATGGACAACCTGTCCTGGCCGGTGACCGAGTACATCGGCACCCGCGGCTACATCACGGTCGTCAACAACACGGACAGCGAGGACTGGCAGAAGCCCGGCGTCGCGAAGATCATCAGCAACGCGACCCCGCGCGGCGGCAAGGGCGCGATCGTCCTGATGCACGACTCGGGCGGCGACCGCCACGAGACCGTGCAGGCGCTGGACAAGTTCCTGCCGGAGATGCAGGCCAAGGGCTACAGGTTCGACAACCTCACCCAGGCACTCGGCGCGCGCAGCGCGCTCACCCCGGTGACCGGCGTCAACCTGTGGAAGGGCAAGGCGTGGATCTTCCTGGTCCAGGCCGCGGACGACATCACGGGCGTCCTGGTGGTGGGCCTGGCGATCACCGGCTCGCTCGTCATCGCCCGCTTCGCGCTGATGCTCCTGCTCTCCGGCATCCACGCCCGCCGGGTGCGCCGCAAGGACTTCGCCTGGGGCCCACCGGTCACCGAACCGGTCACGGTCCTCGTCCCGGCGTACAACGAGGCCAAGTGCATTGAGAACACGGTCCGTTCACTCATGGCGAGCGAGCATCCCGTCGAGGTGATCGTCATCGACGACGGCTCGGCCGACGGTACGGCGAGAATCGTGGAGGCGCTGTTCCTGCCCAACGTGCGCGTCGTGCGCCAGGTCAACGCGGGCAAACCGGCCGCCCTCAACCGCGGTCTGGCGAACGCCAGTCACGACCTCATCGTCATGATGGACGGCGACACGGTCTTCGAACCCGCCACCGTAAGGGAGTTGGTCCAGCCCTTCGGCGACCCGCGCGTCGGCGCCGTCGCGGGCAACGCCAAGGTCGGCAACCGGGATTCCCTGATCGGGGCCTGGCAGCACATCGAGTACGTGATGGGCTTCAACCTCGACCGCCGTATGTACGACGTCCTCCGCTGCATGCCGACGATCCCGGGCGCCGTGGGGGCCTTCAGGAGAAGCGCGCTGGAGCGGGTCGGCGGCATGAGCGACGACACCCTCGCCGAGGACACCGACATCACGATGGCGATGCACCGCGACGGCTGGCGCGTCGTCTACGCCGAGAAGGCCCGGGCCTGGACGGAAGCCCCGGAGACGGTCCAGCAGTTGTGGTCCCAGCGCTACCGCTGGTCCTACGGCACGATGCAGGCGATCTGGAAGCACAGGGGCGCGCTCCTGGACCGGGGCCCGTCCGGCCGCTTCGGCCGCGTGGGCCTCCCCCTGGTGGCTCTCTTCATGGTCATCGCCCCCATCCTGGCCCCGCTGATCGACGTGTTCCTGCTCTACGGCCTGGTGTTCGGCCCGACGGAGAAGACGTTCCTGGCCTGGCTGGGCGTGCTGGCGATCCAGGCGTTCTGCGCGGCCTACGCCTTCCGCCTCGACCGCGAACGCATGACCCACCTCGTCTCCCTGCCCCTGCAACAGATCCTCTACCGCCAACTCATGTACGTCGTCCTGCTCCAGTCCTGGATCACCGCGCTCACCGGAGGCCGCCTGCGCTGGCAGAAGCTGCGGCGGACGGGGGTTGTGGGGACGCCGGGGGGTGCGGTGCCGGGGGCGCGCAGCGGCAGCGGCAGCGGTAGTGACCGGAGGACTGTGGCATGACGCACGGATACACGGCGGGTACGGGCACGAACCCGGATCCGGAATCGACGCCGGCGTACGGGATACCCCAACAGCGCCAGCATGAACGGGAGTTGGCACCGGAGTCGAAGAAGGCGAAGGGGGCTGGGGGCGGCGGTCGGGACCGCTACCTCGACCTCCTCCGCTCGATCGCTCTCGTCCGGGTCGTCATCTACCACCTCTTCGGCTGGGCGTGGCTGTCGGTCCTGTTCCCTTCCATGGGCGTGATGTTCGCGCTGGCGGGTTCGCTGATGGCCCGCTCCCTGAACCGTCCCGCGCTGGGTGTGATCAGGGGTCGGCTACGGCGACTGCTGCCCCCGCTCTGGGCGTTCGGCGCGGTGGTGCTGGTGATGATGTTCGGGATGGGCTGGAACCCGCTCAAGGACCCTGACCTGGGCGGCAGTTGGGGTGTGCTGAAGCTCTTCGACTACCTCGTGCCGTTCGGTGCGCCGCCGTATCCCGAGCATCTGGGGTCGGAGTCGGGCCTGTTGGAGAGCACGTGGGCGGACCAGGCGGCGGGCCCGTTGTGGTACTTGCGGGCGTATCTGTGGTTCGTGATCGCGTCGCCGTTGCTGCTGTGGGCGTTCCGCAGGGTCCCCTGGGCGACGCTGCTGGCACCTCTGGCGTTGACGGCGGTCGTAGGCACGGGCCTGGTGACCATCCCCGGCGAGACGGGCAACGCGGTCTCCGACTTCGCGGTGTACGGGGGCTGTTGGGTCCTGGGCTTCGCACACCACGAGGGCGTACTGAAGAAGGTCCCGCGCTACCTCGCGGTGTCGGGCGCGACCCTGATCATGGGCTTCGGGCTGTGGTGGGCGTCGGGTCATCTGGGCCCGGACGGCTGGGACTTGAACGACATCCCGCTCGCGCAGGCGGCCTGGTCCTTCGGCGTCGTGGTGATCCTGCTCCAGTACGCGCCGTCCTGGCAGACGTTGCCGGGGCGGTTGGCTCGCTGGGACAAGC from Streptomyces sp. NBC_01288 carries:
- a CDS encoding bifunctional polysaccharide deacetylase/glycosyltransferase family 2 protein gives rise to the protein MRFLLPMLLLVALLAMLMLRGYVHSEILADHRIRPEAATDKVPDKILDGGPVIDTRSGRTTSLDVPDHDIVLTFDDGPDPTWTPKVLDVLKKHHAHAVFFVTGTMTSRYPELVKRIVAEGNEVGVHTFSHPDLSFQSKKRIDWELSQTQLAITGAAGIRTSLFRPPYSSSADAMDNLSWPVTEYIGTRGYITVVNNTDSEDWQKPGVAKIISNATPRGGKGAIVLMHDSGGDRHETVQALDKFLPEMQAKGYRFDNLTQALGARSALTPVTGVNLWKGKAWIFLVQAADDITGVLVVGLAITGSLVIARFALMLLLSGIHARRVRRKDFAWGPPVTEPVTVLVPAYNEAKCIENTVRSLMASEHPVEVIVIDDGSADGTARIVEALFLPNVRVVRQVNAGKPAALNRGLANASHDLIVMMDGDTVFEPATVRELVQPFGDPRVGAVAGNAKVGNRDSLIGAWQHIEYVMGFNLDRRMYDVLRCMPTIPGAVGAFRRSALERVGGMSDDTLAEDTDITMAMHRDGWRVVYAEKARAWTEAPETVQQLWSQRYRWSYGTMQAIWKHRGALLDRGPSGRFGRVGLPLVALFMVIAPILAPLIDVFLLYGLVFGPTEKTFLAWLGVLAIQAFCAAYAFRLDRERMTHLVSLPLQQILYRQLMYVVLLQSWITALTGGRLRWQKLRRTGVVGTPGGAVPGARSGSGSGSDRRTVA
- a CDS encoding acyltransferase family protein, giving the protein MTHGYTAGTGTNPDPESTPAYGIPQQRQHERELAPESKKAKGAGGGGRDRYLDLLRSIALVRVVIYHLFGWAWLSVLFPSMGVMFALAGSLMARSLNRPALGVIRGRLRRLLPPLWAFGAVVLVMMFGMGWNPLKDPDLGGSWGVLKLFDYLVPFGAPPYPEHLGSESGLLESTWADQAAGPLWYLRAYLWFVIASPLLLWAFRRVPWATLLAPLALTAVVGTGLVTIPGETGNAVSDFAVYGGCWVLGFAHHEGVLKKVPRYLAVSGATLIMGFGLWWASGHLGPDGWDLNDIPLAQAAWSFGVVVILLQYAPSWQTLPGRLARWDKLVTLSNNRAVTIYLWHNLLIMATVPMIDQLYNLPFMESDAATALLDKTDTFLMFLLIWPLIAVAILAFGWIEDIAAKRSPRLWPNGVVRGRSRRKVASS